One window of the Dryobates pubescens isolate bDryPub1 chromosome 13, bDryPub1.pri, whole genome shotgun sequence genome contains the following:
- the ZNF639 gene encoding zinc finger protein 639 isoform X5, with the protein MRMILLTHKDSSGTSRYIDNSGIFSDHCYSVCSMKQPDIKFSENRGRFHSPVQSLDTDDDGSPVHAGTSQWSGSHSNVVGLHYADPKRRDKGKDKSTNNGMCRDLCDSPIFSDSPTEEEKPLDIQTVEISTTEVNAVEVHDIETQTVSPEKLEAEDLEEIPLETCKMFEKNQALNITAQQKWPLLRANSSGLYKCELCEFNSKYFSDLKQHMILKHKTCTDTHVCKVCKESFSSKVQLIEHVKLHEEDPYICKYCDYKTVIFENLSQHIADTHFNDHLYWCEQCDMQFSSSSELYLHFQEHSCDEQYLCQFCEHETNDPEDLHSHVVNEHACRLIELSDSYNNKERGQYSLINKISFDKCKNFFVCQVCGFRSRLHTNVNRHVAIEHTKIFPHVCDDCGKGFSGMLEYCKHLSSHLSEGIYLCQYCEYSTGQIEDLKTHLDFRHSADLPHKCTDCLMRFGNEKDLLSHLQIHETA; encoded by the exons ATGAGGATGATTCTACTAACACACAAGG atTCTTCAGGCACAAGCAGATACATAGACAACAGTGGAATTTTTTCGGACCACTGCTATAGCGTCTGTTCGATGAAACAGCCAGACATCAAGTTTTCTGAAAACAGAG GTAGATTCCACAGTCCTGTGCAGAGCCTAGACACGGACGATGATGGGAGTCCTGTGCACGCTGGGACTTCTCAGTGGAGTGGGTCCCATTCAAACGTTGTGGGGTTGCACTATGCCGACCCTAAAAGGAGGGATAAAGGTAAAG ATAAAAGTACTAATAATGGAATGTGCAGAGACTTATGTGATTCACCTATATTCAGTGACAGCCCTACAGAAGAAGAGAAACCTCTTGATATTCAAACCGTAGAAATTTCTACAACAGAAGTGAATGCTGTAGAAGTTCATGATATAGAAACACAAACTGTCTCACCTGAAAAGCTAGAAGCTGAGGACCTAGAGGAAATCCCTCTGGAAACATGTAAAATGTTTGAGAAGAACCAGGCTTTGAACATCACAGCTCAACAGAAATGGCCTTTGCTGAGAGCCAACAGCAGTGGCTTATACAAGTGTGAGCTCTGTGAGTTTAATAGCAAGTActtctctgatttaaagcagcaCATGATCCTGAAGCATAAGACCTGTACAGACACCCACGTCTGTAAAGTTTGTAAAGAAAGCTTCTCCAGCAAAGTGCAGCTCATTGAGCACGTAAAGCTGCACGAGGAGGATCCGTACATCTGTAAATACTGTGATTACAAAACTGTGATATTTGAGAACCTGAGTCAGCACATAGCAGACACTCACTTCAACGACCACCTGTACTGGTGTGAGCAGTGTGACATGCAGTTCTCCTCCAGCAGCGAGCTGTACCTGCACTTCCAGGAGCACAGCTGTGACGAGCAGTATTTGTGTCAGTTCTGCGAGCACGAAACAAACGACCCGGAAGATCTGCACAGCCACGTGGTGAACGAACATGCCTGCCGACTGATAGAGCTAAGTGACAGCTACAATAACAAGGAGCGAGGACAGTACAGCCTCATAAACAAAATCAGTTTTGACAAATGCAAAAACTTCTTTGTGTGCCAAGTGTGTGGCTTTAGGAGCAGGCTGCATACAAACGTGAACAGGCACGTAGCTATTGAGCACACCAAAATATTCCCTCATGTTTGTGATGACTGTGGGAAGGGCTTTTCAGGTATGTTGGAATACTGCAAGCATTTAAGCTCTCATTTATCTGAAGGGATTTATTTGTGTCAATACTGTGAATATTCAACAGGACAGATTGAAGACCTTAAAACTCACTTGGATTTCAGGCATTCAGCAGATTTGCCTCATAAGTGTACCGATTGTTTAATGAGGTTTGGAAACGAGAAAGATCTTTTAAGTCATCTTCAGATACATGAGACAGCCTGA
- the ZNF639 gene encoding zinc finger protein 639 isoform X4 yields MNEHPKKRKRKTLHPSRYSDSSGTSRYIDNSGIFSDHCYSVCSMKQPDIKFSENRGRFHSPVQSLDTDDDGSPVHAGTSQWSGSHSNVVGLHYADPKRRDKDKSTNNGMCRDLCDSPIFSDSPTEEEKPLDIQTVEISTTEVNAVEVHDIETQTVSPEKLEAEDLEEIPLETCKMFEKNQALNITAQQKWPLLRANSSGLYKCELCEFNSKYFSDLKQHMILKHKTCTDTHVCKVCKESFSSKVQLIEHVKLHEEDPYICKYCDYKTVIFENLSQHIADTHFNDHLYWCEQCDMQFSSSSELYLHFQEHSCDEQYLCQFCEHETNDPEDLHSHVVNEHACRLIELSDSYNNKERGQYSLINKISFDKCKNFFVCQVCGFRSRLHTNVNRHVAIEHTKIFPHVCDDCGKGFSGMLEYCKHLSSHLSEGIYLCQYCEYSTGQIEDLKTHLDFRHSADLPHKCTDCLMRFGNEKDLLSHLQIHETA; encoded by the exons ATGAATGAGCATcctaaaaagaggaaaaggaagacactgcatcCTTCTCGATACTCAG atTCTTCAGGCACAAGCAGATACATAGACAACAGTGGAATTTTTTCGGACCACTGCTATAGCGTCTGTTCGATGAAACAGCCAGACATCAAGTTTTCTGAAAACAGAG GTAGATTCCACAGTCCTGTGCAGAGCCTAGACACGGACGATGATGGGAGTCCTGTGCACGCTGGGACTTCTCAGTGGAGTGGGTCCCATTCAAACGTTGTGGGGTTGCACTATGCCGACCCTAAAAGGAGGGATAAAG ATAAAAGTACTAATAATGGAATGTGCAGAGACTTATGTGATTCACCTATATTCAGTGACAGCCCTACAGAAGAAGAGAAACCTCTTGATATTCAAACCGTAGAAATTTCTACAACAGAAGTGAATGCTGTAGAAGTTCATGATATAGAAACACAAACTGTCTCACCTGAAAAGCTAGAAGCTGAGGACCTAGAGGAAATCCCTCTGGAAACATGTAAAATGTTTGAGAAGAACCAGGCTTTGAACATCACAGCTCAACAGAAATGGCCTTTGCTGAGAGCCAACAGCAGTGGCTTATACAAGTGTGAGCTCTGTGAGTTTAATAGCAAGTActtctctgatttaaagcagcaCATGATCCTGAAGCATAAGACCTGTACAGACACCCACGTCTGTAAAGTTTGTAAAGAAAGCTTCTCCAGCAAAGTGCAGCTCATTGAGCACGTAAAGCTGCACGAGGAGGATCCGTACATCTGTAAATACTGTGATTACAAAACTGTGATATTTGAGAACCTGAGTCAGCACATAGCAGACACTCACTTCAACGACCACCTGTACTGGTGTGAGCAGTGTGACATGCAGTTCTCCTCCAGCAGCGAGCTGTACCTGCACTTCCAGGAGCACAGCTGTGACGAGCAGTATTTGTGTCAGTTCTGCGAGCACGAAACAAACGACCCGGAAGATCTGCACAGCCACGTGGTGAACGAACATGCCTGCCGACTGATAGAGCTAAGTGACAGCTACAATAACAAGGAGCGAGGACAGTACAGCCTCATAAACAAAATCAGTTTTGACAAATGCAAAAACTTCTTTGTGTGCCAAGTGTGTGGCTTTAGGAGCAGGCTGCATACAAACGTGAACAGGCACGTAGCTATTGAGCACACCAAAATATTCCCTCATGTTTGTGATGACTGTGGGAAGGGCTTTTCAGGTATGTTGGAATACTGCAAGCATTTAAGCTCTCATTTATCTGAAGGGATTTATTTGTGTCAATACTGTGAATATTCAACAGGACAGATTGAAGACCTTAAAACTCACTTGGATTTCAGGCATTCAGCAGATTTGCCTCATAAGTGTACCGATTGTTTAATGAGGTTTGGAAACGAGAAAGATCTTTTAAGTCATCTTCAGATACATGAGACAGCCTGA
- the ZNF639 gene encoding zinc finger protein 639 isoform X3, with translation MNEHPKKRKRKTLHPSRYSDSSGTSRYIDNSGIFSDHCYSVCSMKQPDIKFSENRGRFHSPVQSLDTDDDGSPVHAGTSQWSGSHSNVVGLHYADPKRRDKGKDKSTNNGMCRDLCDSPIFSDSPTEEEKPLDIQTVEISTTEVNAVEVHDIETQTVSPEKLEAEDLEEIPLETCKMFEKNQALNITAQQKWPLLRANSSGLYKCELCEFNSKYFSDLKQHMILKHKTCTDTHVCKVCKESFSSKVQLIEHVKLHEEDPYICKYCDYKTVIFENLSQHIADTHFNDHLYWCEQCDMQFSSSSELYLHFQEHSCDEQYLCQFCEHETNDPEDLHSHVVNEHACRLIELSDSYNNKERGQYSLINKISFDKCKNFFVCQVCGFRSRLHTNVNRHVAIEHTKIFPHVCDDCGKGFSGMLEYCKHLSSHLSEGIYLCQYCEYSTGQIEDLKTHLDFRHSADLPHKCTDCLMRFGNEKDLLSHLQIHETA, from the exons ATGAATGAGCATcctaaaaagaggaaaaggaagacactgcatcCTTCTCGATACTCAG atTCTTCAGGCACAAGCAGATACATAGACAACAGTGGAATTTTTTCGGACCACTGCTATAGCGTCTGTTCGATGAAACAGCCAGACATCAAGTTTTCTGAAAACAGAG GTAGATTCCACAGTCCTGTGCAGAGCCTAGACACGGACGATGATGGGAGTCCTGTGCACGCTGGGACTTCTCAGTGGAGTGGGTCCCATTCAAACGTTGTGGGGTTGCACTATGCCGACCCTAAAAGGAGGGATAAAGGTAAAG ATAAAAGTACTAATAATGGAATGTGCAGAGACTTATGTGATTCACCTATATTCAGTGACAGCCCTACAGAAGAAGAGAAACCTCTTGATATTCAAACCGTAGAAATTTCTACAACAGAAGTGAATGCTGTAGAAGTTCATGATATAGAAACACAAACTGTCTCACCTGAAAAGCTAGAAGCTGAGGACCTAGAGGAAATCCCTCTGGAAACATGTAAAATGTTTGAGAAGAACCAGGCTTTGAACATCACAGCTCAACAGAAATGGCCTTTGCTGAGAGCCAACAGCAGTGGCTTATACAAGTGTGAGCTCTGTGAGTTTAATAGCAAGTActtctctgatttaaagcagcaCATGATCCTGAAGCATAAGACCTGTACAGACACCCACGTCTGTAAAGTTTGTAAAGAAAGCTTCTCCAGCAAAGTGCAGCTCATTGAGCACGTAAAGCTGCACGAGGAGGATCCGTACATCTGTAAATACTGTGATTACAAAACTGTGATATTTGAGAACCTGAGTCAGCACATAGCAGACACTCACTTCAACGACCACCTGTACTGGTGTGAGCAGTGTGACATGCAGTTCTCCTCCAGCAGCGAGCTGTACCTGCACTTCCAGGAGCACAGCTGTGACGAGCAGTATTTGTGTCAGTTCTGCGAGCACGAAACAAACGACCCGGAAGATCTGCACAGCCACGTGGTGAACGAACATGCCTGCCGACTGATAGAGCTAAGTGACAGCTACAATAACAAGGAGCGAGGACAGTACAGCCTCATAAACAAAATCAGTTTTGACAAATGCAAAAACTTCTTTGTGTGCCAAGTGTGTGGCTTTAGGAGCAGGCTGCATACAAACGTGAACAGGCACGTAGCTATTGAGCACACCAAAATATTCCCTCATGTTTGTGATGACTGTGGGAAGGGCTTTTCAGGTATGTTGGAATACTGCAAGCATTTAAGCTCTCATTTATCTGAAGGGATTTATTTGTGTCAATACTGTGAATATTCAACAGGACAGATTGAAGACCTTAAAACTCACTTGGATTTCAGGCATTCAGCAGATTTGCCTCATAAGTGTACCGATTGTTTAATGAGGTTTGGAAACGAGAAAGATCTTTTAAGTCATCTTCAGATACATGAGACAGCCTGA
- the ZNF639 gene encoding zinc finger protein 639 isoform X1, translated as MNEHPKKRKRKTLHPSRYSDGETCSRYKMRMILLTHKDSSGTSRYIDNSGIFSDHCYSVCSMKQPDIKFSENRGRFHSPVQSLDTDDDGSPVHAGTSQWSGSHSNVVGLHYADPKRRDKGKDKSTNNGMCRDLCDSPIFSDSPTEEEKPLDIQTVEISTTEVNAVEVHDIETQTVSPEKLEAEDLEEIPLETCKMFEKNQALNITAQQKWPLLRANSSGLYKCELCEFNSKYFSDLKQHMILKHKTCTDTHVCKVCKESFSSKVQLIEHVKLHEEDPYICKYCDYKTVIFENLSQHIADTHFNDHLYWCEQCDMQFSSSSELYLHFQEHSCDEQYLCQFCEHETNDPEDLHSHVVNEHACRLIELSDSYNNKERGQYSLINKISFDKCKNFFVCQVCGFRSRLHTNVNRHVAIEHTKIFPHVCDDCGKGFSGMLEYCKHLSSHLSEGIYLCQYCEYSTGQIEDLKTHLDFRHSADLPHKCTDCLMRFGNEKDLLSHLQIHETA; from the exons ATGAATGAGCATcctaaaaagaggaaaaggaagacactgcatcCTTCTCGATACTCAG ACGGGGAAACTTGCTCAAGATACAAAATGAGGATGATTCTACTAACACACAAGG atTCTTCAGGCACAAGCAGATACATAGACAACAGTGGAATTTTTTCGGACCACTGCTATAGCGTCTGTTCGATGAAACAGCCAGACATCAAGTTTTCTGAAAACAGAG GTAGATTCCACAGTCCTGTGCAGAGCCTAGACACGGACGATGATGGGAGTCCTGTGCACGCTGGGACTTCTCAGTGGAGTGGGTCCCATTCAAACGTTGTGGGGTTGCACTATGCCGACCCTAAAAGGAGGGATAAAGGTAAAG ATAAAAGTACTAATAATGGAATGTGCAGAGACTTATGTGATTCACCTATATTCAGTGACAGCCCTACAGAAGAAGAGAAACCTCTTGATATTCAAACCGTAGAAATTTCTACAACAGAAGTGAATGCTGTAGAAGTTCATGATATAGAAACACAAACTGTCTCACCTGAAAAGCTAGAAGCTGAGGACCTAGAGGAAATCCCTCTGGAAACATGTAAAATGTTTGAGAAGAACCAGGCTTTGAACATCACAGCTCAACAGAAATGGCCTTTGCTGAGAGCCAACAGCAGTGGCTTATACAAGTGTGAGCTCTGTGAGTTTAATAGCAAGTActtctctgatttaaagcagcaCATGATCCTGAAGCATAAGACCTGTACAGACACCCACGTCTGTAAAGTTTGTAAAGAAAGCTTCTCCAGCAAAGTGCAGCTCATTGAGCACGTAAAGCTGCACGAGGAGGATCCGTACATCTGTAAATACTGTGATTACAAAACTGTGATATTTGAGAACCTGAGTCAGCACATAGCAGACACTCACTTCAACGACCACCTGTACTGGTGTGAGCAGTGTGACATGCAGTTCTCCTCCAGCAGCGAGCTGTACCTGCACTTCCAGGAGCACAGCTGTGACGAGCAGTATTTGTGTCAGTTCTGCGAGCACGAAACAAACGACCCGGAAGATCTGCACAGCCACGTGGTGAACGAACATGCCTGCCGACTGATAGAGCTAAGTGACAGCTACAATAACAAGGAGCGAGGACAGTACAGCCTCATAAACAAAATCAGTTTTGACAAATGCAAAAACTTCTTTGTGTGCCAAGTGTGTGGCTTTAGGAGCAGGCTGCATACAAACGTGAACAGGCACGTAGCTATTGAGCACACCAAAATATTCCCTCATGTTTGTGATGACTGTGGGAAGGGCTTTTCAGGTATGTTGGAATACTGCAAGCATTTAAGCTCTCATTTATCTGAAGGGATTTATTTGTGTCAATACTGTGAATATTCAACAGGACAGATTGAAGACCTTAAAACTCACTTGGATTTCAGGCATTCAGCAGATTTGCCTCATAAGTGTACCGATTGTTTAATGAGGTTTGGAAACGAGAAAGATCTTTTAAGTCATCTTCAGATACATGAGACAGCCTGA
- the ZNF639 gene encoding zinc finger protein 639 isoform X2, producing the protein MNEHPKKRKRKTLHPSRYSDGETCSRYKMRMILLTHKDSSGTSRYIDNSGIFSDHCYSVCSMKQPDIKFSENRGRFHSPVQSLDTDDDGSPVHAGTSQWSGSHSNVVGLHYADPKRRDKDKSTNNGMCRDLCDSPIFSDSPTEEEKPLDIQTVEISTTEVNAVEVHDIETQTVSPEKLEAEDLEEIPLETCKMFEKNQALNITAQQKWPLLRANSSGLYKCELCEFNSKYFSDLKQHMILKHKTCTDTHVCKVCKESFSSKVQLIEHVKLHEEDPYICKYCDYKTVIFENLSQHIADTHFNDHLYWCEQCDMQFSSSSELYLHFQEHSCDEQYLCQFCEHETNDPEDLHSHVVNEHACRLIELSDSYNNKERGQYSLINKISFDKCKNFFVCQVCGFRSRLHTNVNRHVAIEHTKIFPHVCDDCGKGFSGMLEYCKHLSSHLSEGIYLCQYCEYSTGQIEDLKTHLDFRHSADLPHKCTDCLMRFGNEKDLLSHLQIHETA; encoded by the exons ATGAATGAGCATcctaaaaagaggaaaaggaagacactgcatcCTTCTCGATACTCAG ACGGGGAAACTTGCTCAAGATACAAAATGAGGATGATTCTACTAACACACAAGG atTCTTCAGGCACAAGCAGATACATAGACAACAGTGGAATTTTTTCGGACCACTGCTATAGCGTCTGTTCGATGAAACAGCCAGACATCAAGTTTTCTGAAAACAGAG GTAGATTCCACAGTCCTGTGCAGAGCCTAGACACGGACGATGATGGGAGTCCTGTGCACGCTGGGACTTCTCAGTGGAGTGGGTCCCATTCAAACGTTGTGGGGTTGCACTATGCCGACCCTAAAAGGAGGGATAAAG ATAAAAGTACTAATAATGGAATGTGCAGAGACTTATGTGATTCACCTATATTCAGTGACAGCCCTACAGAAGAAGAGAAACCTCTTGATATTCAAACCGTAGAAATTTCTACAACAGAAGTGAATGCTGTAGAAGTTCATGATATAGAAACACAAACTGTCTCACCTGAAAAGCTAGAAGCTGAGGACCTAGAGGAAATCCCTCTGGAAACATGTAAAATGTTTGAGAAGAACCAGGCTTTGAACATCACAGCTCAACAGAAATGGCCTTTGCTGAGAGCCAACAGCAGTGGCTTATACAAGTGTGAGCTCTGTGAGTTTAATAGCAAGTActtctctgatttaaagcagcaCATGATCCTGAAGCATAAGACCTGTACAGACACCCACGTCTGTAAAGTTTGTAAAGAAAGCTTCTCCAGCAAAGTGCAGCTCATTGAGCACGTAAAGCTGCACGAGGAGGATCCGTACATCTGTAAATACTGTGATTACAAAACTGTGATATTTGAGAACCTGAGTCAGCACATAGCAGACACTCACTTCAACGACCACCTGTACTGGTGTGAGCAGTGTGACATGCAGTTCTCCTCCAGCAGCGAGCTGTACCTGCACTTCCAGGAGCACAGCTGTGACGAGCAGTATTTGTGTCAGTTCTGCGAGCACGAAACAAACGACCCGGAAGATCTGCACAGCCACGTGGTGAACGAACATGCCTGCCGACTGATAGAGCTAAGTGACAGCTACAATAACAAGGAGCGAGGACAGTACAGCCTCATAAACAAAATCAGTTTTGACAAATGCAAAAACTTCTTTGTGTGCCAAGTGTGTGGCTTTAGGAGCAGGCTGCATACAAACGTGAACAGGCACGTAGCTATTGAGCACACCAAAATATTCCCTCATGTTTGTGATGACTGTGGGAAGGGCTTTTCAGGTATGTTGGAATACTGCAAGCATTTAAGCTCTCATTTATCTGAAGGGATTTATTTGTGTCAATACTGTGAATATTCAACAGGACAGATTGAAGACCTTAAAACTCACTTGGATTTCAGGCATTCAGCAGATTTGCCTCATAAGTGTACCGATTGTTTAATGAGGTTTGGAAACGAGAAAGATCTTTTAAGTCATCTTCAGATACATGAGACAGCCTGA